The proteins below are encoded in one region of Streptomyces roseirectus:
- a CDS encoding MerR family transcriptional regulator: MPLLTIGAFARACRLSPKALRLYDELDLLRPLRVDPETGYRYYAPEQLAQARLVAWLRRLGMPLALIRELRDLAPADAAREIRAYWARVEAETAVRRDLATFLVDHLSTPPVPVDRKDLTMLELRYCARSDRGLVRPANQDTAYAGRHLLAVADGYGEAGGAVSGAAVDALRVLDTDLLPAGGVLGLLEDAVTGATEAARNAAEGGEGSGTTLTALLWTGTRLALVHIGDSRAYLLRGTGLFRITHDHSVVQSLLDEGRLTEEEARSHPDRLLLLKSLDGSTTGTPDLRLHDAHPGDRYLLCSDGLTRTVPEPTLHHVLTTSPTPEAAARALVDAANAAGGEDNVSCVVADLVEQAA, encoded by the coding sequence ATGCCCCTGCTGACGATCGGCGCCTTCGCCCGAGCCTGCCGGCTCTCCCCGAAGGCCCTGCGGCTGTACGACGAGCTGGACCTGCTGCGCCCCCTACGGGTGGACCCGGAGACCGGCTACCGGTACTACGCGCCGGAGCAGTTGGCCCAGGCCCGCCTGGTCGCCTGGCTGCGCCGCCTCGGCATGCCGCTCGCCCTGATCCGCGAGCTGCGGGACCTCGCCCCGGCGGACGCCGCCCGCGAGATCCGCGCGTACTGGGCGCGGGTCGAGGCCGAGACCGCCGTCCGCAGGGACCTCGCGACGTTCCTCGTGGACCACCTCTCCACGCCGCCCGTGCCCGTCGACCGGAAGGACCTCACCATGCTCGAACTCCGTTACTGCGCCCGCTCCGACCGCGGTCTCGTCCGCCCCGCCAACCAGGACACCGCCTACGCCGGCCGGCACCTGCTGGCCGTCGCCGACGGGTACGGCGAGGCCGGCGGGGCGGTGAGCGGTGCCGCTGTCGACGCCCTGCGCGTCCTCGACACCGACCTCCTCCCCGCGGGCGGCGTCCTCGGTCTCCTGGAGGACGCCGTCACCGGCGCCACCGAGGCCGCCCGCAACGCCGCCGAGGGCGGTGAGGGCAGCGGCACCACCCTCACCGCCCTCCTGTGGACCGGCACCCGCCTCGCCCTCGTCCACATCGGAGACTCCCGCGCGTACCTCCTGAGAGGTACGGGTCTCTTCCGCATCACCCACGACCACAGCGTCGTCCAGTCCCTCCTGGACGAGGGACGTCTCACCGAGGAGGAGGCCCGGTCCCACCCCGACCGGCTGCTCCTCCTGAAGTCCCTCGACGGAAGTACTACGGGTACCCCCGACCTCCGCCTCCACGACGCCCACCCCGGCGACCGCTACCTCCTGTGCTCCGACGGCCTCACCCGCACCGTCCCCGAACCCACCCTCCACCACGTCCTGACGACGTCCCCGACCCCCGAAGCCGCCGCCCGCGCCCTCGTCGACGCGGCGAACGCGGCGGGCGGCGAGGACAATGTGAGCTGCGTGGTCGCGGACCTGGTGGAACAGGCGGCGTGA
- a CDS encoding CU044_2847 family protein, with product MEGLVEFKTEDGAVVAVEAVEERSGSRLVSRDGGVQAARTFEAALDGVRTAAQSALRVFREGALKPDGVEIEFGVKLSAEAGAIIAKGTSEGHLVVKLTWGSSPSDTPAR from the coding sequence ATGGAAGGACTCGTGGAGTTCAAGACGGAGGACGGCGCCGTGGTCGCCGTCGAGGCCGTCGAGGAGCGGTCCGGTTCGCGGCTGGTGTCGCGGGACGGCGGCGTGCAGGCGGCGAGGACGTTCGAGGCCGCGCTGGACGGCGTGCGGACGGCCGCGCAGTCGGCGCTGCGGGTGTTCCGCGAGGGCGCGCTGAAGCCGGACGGCGTGGAGATCGAGTTCGGGGTGAAGCTGTCGGCGGAGGCCGGCGCGATCATCGCCAAGGGCACCAGCGAGGGCCATCTGGTGGTGAAGCTGACCTGGGGGTCGTCGCCGTCCGACACCCCGGCCCGATGA
- a CDS encoding acyl-CoA synthetase, with the protein MSPLFPALTDKPSDRPALAFGPHSLTYAQLAGAAGAVARRLASGRRVAVWATPELETAVAVVGVLLSGATAVPLNPKSGDKELRHILSDSAPDLVLTAPGTQLPEALAQFERVEVDVRATGTLPADTFGPGSPALVVYTSGTTGPPKGAVLPRRALAHTLDALADAWQWTGADVLVHGLPLFHVHGLVLGTLGPLRRGGSVRHLGRFSTEGVARELNGGATMLFGVPTMYHRIAESLPDEPELAKALTNARLLVSGSAALPVHDHERIAAATGRRVVERYGMTETLMNTSVRVDGEARAGTVGLPLPGVELRLVEEDGGAIEEFDGESVGEIQVRGANLFTEYLNRPDATAAAFTADGWFRTGDMAVRDPDGYVRIVGRKATDLIKSGGYKIGAGEIENALLEHPGVREAAVTGEPDADLGERIVAWIVPSDAEHRPSAAELADHVASRLAPHKRPRVVHYLDALPRNDMGKVMKRALTS; encoded by the coding sequence GTGTCCCCTCTCTTCCCCGCCCTGACCGACAAGCCGTCCGACCGGCCGGCCCTCGCCTTCGGCCCACATTCCCTGACGTACGCGCAGCTCGCCGGAGCGGCCGGGGCCGTGGCGCGGCGGCTGGCGTCGGGGCGCCGGGTCGCGGTGTGGGCGACGCCGGAGCTGGAGACCGCCGTGGCGGTCGTGGGGGTGCTGCTGTCGGGCGCCACCGCCGTGCCGCTGAACCCGAAGTCGGGTGACAAGGAGTTGCGGCACATCCTGTCGGACAGCGCCCCCGACCTGGTGCTGACCGCGCCGGGCACCCAACTCCCGGAGGCTCTGGCGCAGTTCGAGCGCGTCGAGGTCGACGTCCGCGCGACCGGCACGCTCCCCGCCGACACCTTCGGCCCTGGCTCCCCCGCCCTCGTGGTCTACACGTCGGGCACGACGGGCCCGCCGAAGGGCGCGGTCCTGCCCCGGCGTGCGCTCGCGCACACCCTGGACGCGCTGGCCGATGCCTGGCAGTGGACCGGCGCGGACGTGCTGGTGCACGGCCTGCCCCTGTTCCACGTGCACGGCCTGGTCCTCGGCACGCTGGGCCCGCTGCGGCGCGGCGGCAGCGTCCGCCACCTGGGCCGCTTCTCCACCGAGGGCGTCGCGCGGGAGCTGAACGGCGGGGCGACGATGCTGTTCGGGGTGCCGACGATGTACCACCGCATCGCCGAATCCCTGCCGGACGAGCCGGAGTTGGCGAAGGCGCTGACCAACGCGCGCCTGTTGGTGAGCGGTTCGGCGGCGCTGCCCGTGCACGACCACGAGCGGATCGCGGCGGCCACCGGGCGCCGGGTCGTCGAGCGGTACGGCATGACGGAGACGCTGATGAACACGAGCGTCCGCGTGGACGGCGAGGCCCGCGCCGGGACCGTCGGACTCCCGTTGCCCGGCGTGGAGTTGAGGCTCGTCGAGGAGGACGGCGGGGCCATCGAGGAGTTCGACGGGGAGAGCGTCGGCGAGATCCAGGTGCGCGGCGCCAACCTGTTCACCGAGTACCTGAACCGCCCGGACGCGACGGCCGCCGCCTTCACCGCCGACGGCTGGTTCCGCACCGGGGACATGGCGGTGCGCGACCCGGACGGCTACGTCAGGATCGTCGGCCGCAAGGCCACCGACCTCATCAAGAGTGGGGGTTACAAGATCGGGGCGGGCGAGATCGAGAACGCGCTGCTGGAGCATCCGGGGGTGCGGGAGGCGGCCGTGACCGGGGAGCCGGACGCGGACCTCGGTGAGCGGATCGTCGCGTGGATCGTGCCGAGCGACGCCGAACACCGGCCGTCGGCGGCCGAGTTGGCCGACCATGTGGCGTCCAGGCTGGCCCCGCACAAGCGGCCCCGGGTCGTCCACTACCTCGACGCGCTGCCCCGCAACGACATGGGCAAGGTCATGAAGCGGGCGCTGACCTCGTGA
- a CDS encoding IclR family transcriptional regulator: protein MGRLVPAVTRALDILELFLDGDGTLSAPDIVRRLQLPRTTVHELVTTLAARSYIVPVPGQPGRYRLGVRPYQLGSRYAEQLDLAAEGQNVARSVAETCDETVHVAILEGTDVIYIAKVDSTHAVRMVSAAGRRLPAHCTSVGKMLLASLSEHELSVRLPVDVELVRMTPNSITEPDALRDALAVIRERGIAVESRESNPDVSCVAAPVRDRTGQVVAALSISVPMIRWSDERRVELEQLAAKGAVDLSERLGYRSVV, encoded by the coding sequence ATGGGACGTCTGGTACCTGCCGTGACCCGGGCTCTGGACATACTGGAGCTCTTCCTCGACGGGGACGGGACGCTCTCCGCCCCTGACATCGTGCGCCGGCTCCAGCTTCCGCGCACCACCGTGCACGAACTCGTCACCACGCTCGCCGCCCGGTCGTACATCGTCCCGGTGCCGGGCCAGCCCGGCCGGTACCGGCTCGGCGTGCGCCCGTACCAGCTCGGCAGCCGGTACGCGGAGCAGCTGGACCTCGCGGCGGAGGGGCAGAACGTCGCCCGGTCGGTCGCCGAGACCTGCGACGAGACGGTGCACGTCGCGATCCTGGAGGGCACGGACGTCATCTACATCGCCAAGGTCGACTCGACGCACGCGGTGCGGATGGTCTCCGCCGCCGGGCGCCGGCTGCCCGCGCACTGCACGTCGGTGGGGAAGATGCTGCTGGCCTCGCTCTCGGAGCACGAGCTGAGCGTACGGCTCCCCGTGGACGTGGAGTTGGTGCGGATGACGCCCAACAGCATCACGGAACCTGACGCGTTGAGGGACGCGCTCGCCGTGATCCGTGAGCGGGGGATCGCGGTGGAGAGCAGGGAGTCGAATCCGGACGTGAGTTGTGTCGCCGCGCCCGTCCGGGACCGTACCGGGCAGGTCGTCGCGGCGCTGTCCATCTCGGTGCCGATGATCCGGTGGAGCGACGAACGCCGGGTGGAACTGGAGCAGTTGGCGGCCAAGGGCGCCGTCGACCTGTCGGAGCGGCTCGGATACCGGAGCGTGGTGTGA
- a CDS encoding SMP-30/gluconolactonase/LRE family protein: MSFEVAVRAEATLGEGPTWDADAGRLLWLDILGSRLYSYDPASGRQSVRTTGQHVGAAKPRAGGGLVLNLRDGVGLLDPDDSFRWLHREPVPGRRANDAAVAPDGTLWAGTMRYDEAPGGGTLARFDSTGLVETVLDDVAVSNGTGWSPDGTLMYYVDSPTRRIDVFDYDGEHVGGRREFVTIEDGAGFPDGLTVDADGCVWVALWDGAAVRRYTPQGTLDRVISLPTPRVTACAFGGADLTDLYITTARIGLTDPHPVAGSLLVVPGAGKGLALPAFAG, encoded by the coding sequence ATGTCTTTCGAGGTGGCGGTACGGGCCGAGGCGACGCTCGGCGAGGGGCCCACGTGGGACGCGGACGCCGGACGGCTGCTGTGGCTCGACATCCTCGGGTCGCGGCTGTACTCGTACGACCCGGCGAGCGGGCGGCAGAGCGTCCGGACGACCGGCCAGCACGTCGGCGCCGCCAAACCCCGTGCGGGCGGCGGGCTCGTCCTCAACCTCCGTGACGGCGTTGGCCTGTTGGACCCCGACGACTCCTTCCGCTGGCTGCACCGCGAGCCGGTCCCCGGCCGCCGCGCGAACGACGCCGCCGTCGCCCCCGACGGCACGCTGTGGGCCGGCACCATGCGCTACGACGAGGCGCCGGGCGGCGGCACGCTGGCCCGCTTCGACTCGACCGGCCTCGTGGAGACGGTCCTTGACGACGTCGCCGTCAGCAACGGCACCGGCTGGAGCCCCGACGGGACGCTGATGTACTACGTCGACTCGCCCACGCGCCGGATCGACGTCTTCGACTACGACGGCGAACACGTCGGCGGGCGCCGGGAGTTCGTGACGATCGAGGACGGCGCCGGCTTCCCGGACGGCCTCACGGTCGACGCGGACGGCTGCGTGTGGGTCGCGCTGTGGGACGGCGCCGCCGTCCGCCGCTACACCCCCCAGGGCACGCTGGACCGGGTGATCTCCCTCCCCACGCCACGCGTCACCGCCTGCGCGTTCGGCGGCGCCGACCTGACCGACCTCTACATCACCACCGCCCGCATCGGCCTCACGGACCCGCACCCCGTCGCCGGCTCCCTCCTGGTGGTACCCGGCGCGGGCAAGGGCCTCGCGCTACCGGCGTTCGCGGGCTGA
- a CDS encoding SLC13 family permease: MSPELISILVLVVVFVIATTRSVNMGALAFAAAFAVGELVADLDADGIFAGFPGDLFVVLVGVTYLFAIARANGTTDWLVHAAIRLVRGRVALIPWVMFALAGALTGIGAVSPAAVAIVAPVALSFATRYGISPLMMGAMVVHGAQGGGFSPISIYGTIVNGIVEREKLPGNEIALFLASLFANIAIAGVVFFVCGGRKLWRQGVVLEGDAGTTGVTGSTGITGPSDAGAVSPASASGITGSSLKGSNTPTKVVPHPDAPNTSPSPGAVRLTPARVATLASLVALVVAVLVFDLDAGLTAITLAVVLSTVWPADSKKAVGEIAWSTVLLICGVLTYVGVLDEMGTITWAGEGVGGIGVPLLAAVLLCYIGALVSAFASSVGIMGALIPLAVPFLAQGEIGAVGMVCALAVSATVVDVSPFSTNGALVLAAAPDVDRERFFRQLMIYGGIVVAVVPAVAWLVMVVPGFG, translated from the coding sequence ATGTCCCCCGAACTCATCTCGATCCTCGTCCTGGTGGTCGTGTTCGTCATCGCCACCACCCGTTCCGTCAACATGGGCGCGCTGGCGTTCGCCGCGGCCTTCGCCGTCGGTGAACTCGTCGCCGACCTCGACGCGGACGGCATCTTCGCCGGCTTCCCCGGCGACCTGTTCGTCGTCCTGGTCGGTGTGACGTACCTGTTCGCCATCGCCCGCGCCAACGGCACCACCGACTGGCTGGTCCACGCGGCGATACGGCTCGTGCGGGGGCGCGTCGCGCTGATCCCGTGGGTGATGTTCGCGCTGGCCGGCGCACTCACCGGCATCGGCGCGGTGAGCCCGGCGGCGGTCGCGATCGTCGCGCCGGTCGCCCTGAGTTTCGCGACGCGGTACGGGATCAGCCCGTTGATGATGGGCGCGATGGTCGTGCACGGCGCGCAGGGCGGCGGCTTCTCGCCGATCAGCATCTACGGCACGATCGTCAACGGCATCGTCGAGCGCGAGAAGCTGCCCGGCAACGAGATCGCCCTCTTCCTCGCTTCGCTCTTCGCCAACATCGCCATCGCCGGCGTGGTGTTCTTCGTGTGCGGGGGACGGAAGCTGTGGCGGCAGGGGGTGGTGCTGGAGGGGGACGCGGGTACTACGGGGGTGACGGGGTCTACGGGTATTACGGGTCCGTCGGACGCCGGTGCCGTGAGTCCCGCGTCAGCCTCGGGTATTACGGGGTCATCCCTTAAGGGGTCGAACACCCCCACCAAAGTCGTTCCCCACCCCGATGCACCGAACACCTCCCCCTCCCCCGGCGCCGTCCGGCTCACGCCCGCCCGGGTCGCCACGCTCGCCTCGCTGGTCGCTCTCGTCGTGGCCGTGCTGGTCTTCGACCTGGACGCGGGGCTGACCGCGATCACGCTGGCGGTGGTGCTGAGCACGGTGTGGCCGGCGGACAGCAAGAAGGCGGTCGGGGAGATCGCGTGGTCGACGGTGCTGCTGATCTGCGGGGTGCTGACGTACGTCGGCGTGCTGGACGAGATGGGCACGATCACCTGGGCCGGTGAGGGGGTCGGCGGGATCGGGGTGCCGCTGCTCGCGGCGGTGCTTCTGTGCTACATCGGCGCGCTGGTCTCGGCGTTCGCCTCGTCCGTCGGCATCATGGGCGCGCTGATCCCGCTGGCGGTGCCGTTCCTCGCGCAGGGGGAGATCGGCGCGGTCGGGATGGTGTGCGCGCTGGCGGTGTCGGCGACGGTGGTGGATGTGAGCCCGTTCTCGACGAACGGCGCGCTGGTGCTGGCCGCGGCGCCGGACGTCGACCGCGAGCGTTTCTTCCGGCAGTTGATGATCTATGGGGGGATCGTGGTGGCGGTGGTGCCCGCGGTGGCGTGGCTGGTGATGGTCGTGCCGGGCTTCGGGTGA
- a CDS encoding carboxyl transferase domain-containing protein translates to MTRVSAREIIALVTDSFTELPPPVEESAPDGPLGWAGYDASRVRAAERTGESESAVCGTADVEGTQVVLIAFEFGFLGGSLGERTGDRLESAYRHARAHRLPVVPLVATGGSRMQEGMLALTQLQRVARESALTRAAGLPQISVLRDPTTGGGWATLGAGADVVLALPGAQVGFAGSRVRPPDADPSAYTAEAQVAAGAADAIVPPEKLRETLGLWLRLLTPRPIEPARSLTPRPTEPARSPSPRPAEPTRPPADPAQSPNSPSLNSPSLNSPSPSPDQPPAPLSATSSPPPITPAPVPTPLGATDLPRSGWDAVQRARSPQHPRAHAYLDAYFTTRAHISGDRCGGVDPEGIVCGFGLRADGRTVAFAAQTGAATRPAGYRTAVRLIRLAERLRVPVLTLVDTPGAANDAAAEREGAGAAIAELFGAVAEASTPITTLVIGEGGSGGALALAAPGRTWATPDSYFSVIAPELAAAILKRPAADVEATADQLRIRPQDLAELGVIRSGEQVF, encoded by the coding sequence GTGACCCGCGTCTCCGCCCGCGAGATCATCGCCCTCGTCACCGACTCGTTCACCGAACTCCCGCCGCCTGTCGAGGAGTCGGCGCCCGACGGGCCGCTCGGCTGGGCGGGGTACGACGCCTCGCGCGTGCGTGCCGCCGAGCGGACCGGCGAGAGCGAGTCCGCGGTGTGCGGCACCGCCGATGTCGAGGGCACCCAAGTCGTCCTGATCGCCTTCGAGTTCGGTTTCCTCGGCGGCTCCCTCGGTGAACGCACCGGGGACCGCCTCGAATCGGCCTACCGGCACGCCCGCGCGCACCGCCTCCCGGTCGTGCCGCTCGTCGCCACGGGCGGCAGCCGCATGCAGGAGGGCATGCTCGCGCTCACCCAACTCCAGCGCGTGGCCCGGGAGTCGGCGTTGACCCGGGCGGCGGGCCTGCCTCAGATCTCGGTGCTGCGCGACCCGACGACCGGCGGCGGCTGGGCCACCCTGGGCGCGGGCGCGGACGTCGTCCTCGCTCTCCCCGGCGCCCAAGTGGGCTTCGCCGGCTCCCGAGTCCGCCCCCCGGACGCCGACCCGTCCGCGTACACGGCGGAGGCCCAGGTCGCGGCGGGCGCGGCCGACGCGATCGTCCCACCGGAGAAGCTGCGGGAGACGCTGGGCCTGTGGCTGCGCCTGCTCACCCCACGCCCGATCGAGCCCGCCAGGTCACTGACCCCGCGCCCGACCGAGCCCGCCAGGTCGCCAAGCCCCCGTCCGGCCGAGCCCACCCGGCCCCCGGCCGACCCCGCGCAGTCTCCCAACTCCCCCTCCCTCAACTCCCCCTCCCTCAACTCCCCCTCCCCCAGCCCCGATCAGCCGCCGGCCCCGCTCTCCGCCACCTCCTCCCCACCCCCCATCACCCCCGCCCCCGTCCCCACCCCCCTCGGCGCGACCGACCTCCCCCGCTCCGGCTGGGACGCGGTCCAGCGCGCCCGCTCCCCCCAACACCCCCGCGCCCACGCCTACTTGGACGCCTACTTCACCACCCGGGCGCACATCAGCGGCGACCGCTGCGGCGGCGTCGACCCCGAGGGCATCGTCTGCGGCTTCGGGCTGCGCGCGGACGGCCGCACGGTCGCGTTCGCGGCGCAGACGGGCGCGGCGACGAGGCCCGCCGGATACCGGACGGCCGTTCGCCTGATCAGGCTGGCCGAGCGGCTGCGCGTCCCGGTGCTGACCCTGGTGGACACCCCCGGCGCCGCCAACGACGCGGCGGCCGAACGGGAGGGCGCCGGCGCGGCGATCGCCGAGCTGTTCGGGGCCGTCGCCGAGGCGAGCACCCCGATCACGACGCTCGTCATCGGCGAGGGCGGCTCCGGCGGGGCGCTCGCGCTGGCCGCCCCCGGCCGGACCTGGGCGACGCCGGACAGCTACTTCTCCGTCATCGCCCCGGAGTTGGCCGCCGCCATCCTGAAGCGCCCGGCGGCGGACGTCGAGGCGACGGCCGACCAACTCCGGATCAGGCCGCAGGACTTGGCCGAGCTGGGCGTGATCAGGTCGGGGGAACAGGTGTTCTGA
- a CDS encoding FadR/GntR family transcriptional regulator produces MNDALRPMMKQRLYEQVLDRLRQYVAEGGLRAGDRLPPERDLAQRLGVSRASVKQAIVVLEVQGLVEARHGGGTYLVRDSLDAEPVERMVERRRRLPDVLEAREALETKLAELAAERRTEEDLAAMRAALAHMAGEIEAGDHGIEGDRLFHSAVTAAAHSALLAEFMRSIAEQIAESRTESLRQPGRPSRSWAQHQAIFDAIADGNSRKAAAAMRAHVRTVAKVRLLDWEPAEDDR; encoded by the coding sequence GTGAACGACGCCTTGCGGCCGATGATGAAACAGCGCCTGTACGAGCAGGTGCTCGACCGGTTGCGGCAGTACGTGGCCGAAGGCGGACTGCGCGCCGGGGACCGTCTCCCGCCCGAGCGGGACCTCGCGCAGCGGCTCGGGGTCAGCCGGGCCTCCGTCAAGCAGGCGATCGTGGTCCTGGAGGTGCAGGGCCTCGTCGAGGCGCGGCACGGCGGCGGGACGTACCTCGTGCGCGACAGCCTCGACGCCGAGCCGGTCGAGCGGATGGTCGAGCGGCGCCGGCGGCTGCCGGACGTGCTGGAGGCACGCGAGGCGCTGGAGACGAAACTCGCCGAACTCGCTGCGGAACGCCGCACGGAGGAAGACCTCGCGGCGATGCGGGCCGCGCTCGCGCACATGGCCGGGGAGATCGAGGCCGGCGACCACGGCATCGAGGGCGACCGGCTCTTCCACTCCGCGGTGACGGCGGCGGCGCACAGCGCGCTTCTCGCCGAGTTCATGCGGTCCATCGCCGAGCAGATCGCCGAGAGCCGCACCGAGTCGCTGCGCCAGCCGGGCCGGCCGAGCCGGTCGTGGGCCCAGCATCAGGCCATCTTCGACGCGATCGCGGACGGCAACTCCCGTAAGGCCGCCGCCGCGATGCGTGCGCACGTCCGGACGGTCGCGAAGGTGCGCCTCCTGGACTGGGAGCCGGCGGAGGACGACCGCTGA
- a CDS encoding trypsin-like peptidase domain-containing protein, which translates to MSSAAWHARVEADGRVLGAGFLVTPDTVVTCAHVLDGRVEGLAVSFTERPGTDPVPVRLLAHGGWRGQAAHDLGDVAVLRLESDVPVTPAVLAPPGAAHGKAADGGPRKLVVYGFPAGFDEGTLAEYRVTSRQLISDEWIQLEAWQQGGQPLAPGFSGAAVMLDDTGEVVGMVTAAAGGRGVFNGRMMPTEVMKRYWPGLDGLIPVPGHRPADRTRLYRLVERAEAAGLACDPTQLYNAVRDPLDPRPPAGGFDSLRSAALFVLSELEGEEAAATVAGFAERLEALLAAPVRPAAPADAPPEWAPILVDLHHSGAGDDRVRVEVSAYGGGRRHQIGSDTVPRDRLPAYVQQQIEAAFSFLTPGADELIAFALPRNWLDLPVDRWPIGPDDETPLGCSYPLVVTDHTRRRNSTRHVLTRAWSRRLDGAAGSPVHRVECGNPEEPGKLRLRLRKPDACLAGFSTAPAAPRTRPHFDVTLTAPAPIVVWSREGCDSGVREECAGGAGCTGKTFLDHLDERVAGVRPAELPRHIMELREEAAAEEEHWARGIQLLWDDPRLFTDLPAAHSHSPVA; encoded by the coding sequence ATGAGCAGCGCCGCGTGGCACGCCCGGGTCGAGGCGGACGGCCGGGTCCTGGGCGCCGGTTTCCTGGTGACCCCCGACACGGTCGTGACCTGCGCGCACGTCCTGGACGGCCGGGTGGAGGGGCTGGCGGTGTCGTTCACCGAGCGCCCCGGCACCGACCCCGTACCCGTACGACTTCTGGCACACGGCGGCTGGCGGGGGCAGGCGGCGCACGATCTGGGGGACGTCGCCGTACTACGACTCGAGAGTGACGTCCCGGTCACTCCCGCGGTGCTGGCCCCGCCGGGCGCGGCGCACGGGAAGGCGGCGGACGGGGGTCCGCGGAAGCTGGTCGTCTACGGGTTCCCCGCAGGTTTCGACGAGGGCACGCTCGCCGAGTACCGGGTCACGTCACGGCAGTTGATCAGTGACGAGTGGATTCAGCTGGAGGCGTGGCAGCAGGGCGGGCAGCCGCTCGCGCCGGGGTTCAGCGGGGCGGCCGTCATGCTGGACGACACGGGTGAGGTCGTCGGGATGGTCACGGCGGCGGCCGGTGGGCGCGGGGTGTTCAACGGGCGGATGATGCCGACCGAGGTGATGAAGCGGTACTGGCCCGGCCTCGACGGTCTGATCCCGGTGCCGGGCCACCGTCCGGCGGACCGCACCCGGCTGTACCGGCTGGTGGAGCGGGCCGAGGCGGCGGGGCTGGCGTGCGATCCGACGCAGCTCTACAACGCCGTGCGCGATCCGCTGGACCCCCGGCCGCCGGCGGGCGGTTTCGACTCGCTGCGGTCGGCGGCGCTGTTCGTGCTGTCGGAGCTGGAGGGCGAGGAGGCGGCGGCGACGGTCGCGGGGTTCGCGGAGCGGCTGGAGGCGCTGCTGGCGGCGCCCGTGCGGCCCGCCGCGCCGGCCGACGCGCCACCCGAGTGGGCGCCGATCCTGGTCGACCTGCACCACAGCGGCGCCGGGGACGACCGGGTGCGGGTGGAGGTGTCGGCGTACGGGGGCGGGCGGCGCCACCAGATCGGTTCGGACACCGTGCCGAGGGACAGGCTGCCCGCGTACGTGCAGCAGCAGATCGAGGCGGCGTTCTCGTTCCTGACGCCGGGCGCGGACGAGCTGATCGCGTTCGCGCTGCCCCGCAACTGGCTGGATCTGCCGGTGGATCGGTGGCCGATCGGCCCCGACGACGAGACGCCGCTGGGGTGTTCGTACCCGCTGGTGGTCACCGATCACACGCGCCGCAGGAACAGCACCCGGCACGTCCTGACCCGCGCGTGGAGCCGCCGCCTGGACGGTGCGGCGGGCTCGCCGGTGCACCGCGTGGAGTGCGGAAACCCGGAGGAGCCGGGGAAGTTGAGGCTGCGGCTGCGGAAGCCTGACGCGTGTCTGGCGGGGTTCTCCACCGCCCCGGCCGCGCCGCGCACCCGCCCGCACTTCGACGTCACGCTCACCGCGCCCGCGCCGATCGTCGTCTGGTCCCGGGAGGGCTGCGACAGCGGTGTGCGCGAGGAGTGCGCGGGCGGGGCGGGGTGCACGGGGAAGACGTTCCTGGACCATTTGGACGAGCGGGTGGCCGGGGTGCGGCCCGCCGAACTCCCGCGCCACATCATGGAATTGCGTGAGGAGGCGGCGGCCGAGGAGGAACACTGGGCGCGGGGCATCCAGCTCCTGTGGGACGACCCCCGCCTGTTCACCGACCTGCCCGCGGCCCACAGCCACTCGCCGGTGGCCTGA
- a CDS encoding ATP-grasp domain-containing protein, with the protein MPRVALVTCRPGPGVAVDRDLPGLVEAVRAAGAEAEAVAWDDPGADWASFDLAVIRSTWDYSWRSAEFLAWAGECGSLTRLANPAEVVRWNADKRYLGELAAAGVPTVPTRYVAPGETPELPREEEYLEHLPREGEYVVKPTSGAGARFAARYTPDDHDTAVRQIARMHAEGFTAMVQPYVRGIDVSGERALQFFGGRLLHASRKGPVLAPGTAYDAEKVAHPGLTAWQPTEAELATAEKALAAVPGSEELLYARVDLVDGDDGQPCVMELELVEPNLFLSLHTGSVDGVVAAILERA; encoded by the coding sequence ATGCCTCGTGTCGCGCTCGTCACCTGCCGTCCCGGACCTGGTGTCGCCGTCGATCGTGATCTTCCGGGGTTGGTGGAGGCGGTGCGGGCGGCCGGTGCCGAGGCGGAGGCGGTGGCCTGGGACGACCCCGGGGCGGACTGGGCGTCGTTCGATCTGGCCGTCATACGCTCGACCTGGGACTACTCTTGGCGGTCGGCGGAGTTCCTGGCCTGGGCCGGCGAGTGCGGGAGCCTGACGCGGCTTGCGAACCCGGCGGAGGTCGTGAGGTGGAACGCCGACAAGCGGTACCTGGGCGAGCTGGCGGCGGCCGGTGTCCCCACCGTCCCTACCAGGTATGTAGCGCCGGGTGAGACTCCGGAGCTACCCCGCGAGGAGGAGTACCTGGAGCACCTGCCCCGTGAGGGGGAGTACGTCGTCAAGCCCACCTCCGGCGCGGGCGCCCGGTTCGCCGCCCGCTACACCCCCGACGACCACGACACCGCCGTCCGCCAGATCGCGCGCATGCACGCGGAGGGGTTCACGGCGATGGTCCAGCCGTATGTGCGCGGCATCGACGTCAGCGGTGAGCGCGCCCTCCAGTTCTTCGGCGGCCGGCTGCTGCACGCCAGCCGCAAGGGGCCCGTCCTCGCGCCCGGGACGGCGTACGACGCGGAGAAGGTCGCGCATCCCGGGCTGACCGCCTGGCAGCCGACCGAGGCCGAACTCGCCACCGCCGAGAAGGCGTTGGCCGCCGTGCCCGGGTCCGAGGAGCTGCTGTACGCGCGCGTCGACCTCGTCGACGGCGACGACGGACAGCCCTGCGTGATGGAGTTGGAACTGGTCGAACCGAACCTGTTCCTGTCGCTGCACACCGGTTCGGTGGACGGCGTCGTGGCGGCCATCCTGGAGCGGGCGTGA